From the Acidobacteriota bacterium genome, one window contains:
- the rplU gene encoding 50S ribosomal protein L21: protein MYAIIRTGGKQYRVSEGDSIKVEKLDGEVGDSVDFEEVLMVGGDDGVQVGAPTLKGKVSGTIAEQGRGKKVIVFKFKRRKMYRNRRGHRQDYTRVDIEKIQVN from the coding sequence GTGTACGCGATTATTCGAACCGGCGGTAAACAGTATCGGGTCAGCGAGGGCGACTCCATCAAGGTCGAGAAACTCGACGGCGAGGTCGGCGATTCGGTCGACTTTGAAGAGGTCTTGATGGTGGGCGGCGATGACGGCGTGCAGGTGGGCGCTCCCACCCTGAAGGGCAAAGTGAGCGGCACCATCGCCGAGCAAGGACGCGGCAAGAAAGTCATCGTCTTCAAGTTCAAGCGCCGAAAGATGTACCGCAACAGGCGCGGACACCGCCAGGACTACACCCGAGTCGATATCGAGAAAATCCAGGTCAACTGA
- the rpmA gene encoding 50S ribosomal protein L27 — MSHKKGLGSSKNGRDSNAQRLGVKRFAGQSVTGGSILVRQRGTPIKPGKNVGRGKDDTLFATVDGVVSYQNRGRRGKFVHVLPAE; from the coding sequence ATGTCGCACAAAAAAGGACTAGGAAGCTCTAAGAATGGACGCGACAGCAATGCCCAACGCCTGGGCGTCAAGCGTTTCGCGGGACAAAGCGTGACCGGCGGCAGCATTTTGGTGCGCCAGCGGGGTACGCCCATCAAGCCCGGCAAAAACGTCGGACGCGGCAAAGACGATACCCTCTTCGCCACCGTCGACGGCGTGGTCTCCTACCAGAACCGCGGACGCCGGGGCAAGTTCGTCCACGTCCTCCCCGCCGAATAG